In the Ursus arctos isolate Adak ecotype North America unplaced genomic scaffold, UrsArc2.0 scaffold_19, whole genome shotgun sequence genome, one interval contains:
- the TMEM170A gene encoding transmembrane protein 170A isoform X5 — protein MWYGVFLWALVSSLFFHVPAGLLALFTLRHHKYGRFMSVSILLMGIVGPITAGILTSAAIAGVYRAAGKEMIPFEALTLGTGQTFCVVVVSFLRILATL, from the exons ATGTGGTATGGTGTGTTCCTGTGGGCACTGgtgtcctctctcttcttccacgTCCCTGCTGGATTACTGGCCCTCTTCACCCTCAGACATCACAAATATGGTAGGTTCATGTCTGTAAGCATCCTGTTGATGGGCATCGTGGGACCAATTACTGCTGGAATCTTGACAA gtGCTGCAATTGCTGGAGTATACCGAGCGGCAGGAAAGGAAATGATACCATTTGAAGCCCTGACCTTGGGCACCGGACAGACATTTTGTGTAGTGGTGGTCTCCTTTTTACGGATTTTAGCTACCCTATAG
- the LOC113251740 gene encoding tigger transposable element-derived protein 1: protein MFFAFLRFLVVISLFKMTPKRSGEVLPSAPKRKKAVMCLMEKIRVLDKLRSGMSCSAVGREFNVNESTIRYIKKKEKEIRRSVREAAPESAKVTSIVREEAMEKMEKRLNLWIHEMTTDKKGVVDSIVVRLKAKEIYGHVTQGQKYVKPFSASAGWLARFKRRYGVNNVKLAGEANSADQDAAEGFKKYLLNVIQEKGYVEEQVFNADETGLFYKDVGKRTYITRMACKAPGFKSFQDYATLLLCTNAKGDFKCKPLMVYRAQNPPALTGKSVNHMPVHWRWNKKAWMTSDWFHNCFIPEVECYLQGRNLAFKVLLILDNAPVHCCEELKNGHPNVEVLFMPPNTTSLIQPLDQGIIKAFKAHYTRELYSKAFEALKSNTETTMLDYWKSVTLRNVIDYVGTAWDSIKQATINSCWKNVWPDCVQDFEGFEDVTETIKDSVKNIMHIAHQITGEGFDDMKEEDVEEILTEKAVEPTNEDLDEMAKQGTGVGNDEDGDESQPKTSRIDPLTVTKISEWNSALERIFSDMEECDPMLDRSLKFKRLTSTAFAPYAKMLKNLRQKAKQTRLTQLFEPIWEGELPTPSTSHERQTPEVELPNVDMLPSSSSAK from the coding sequence atgttttttgcatttttgcgCTTTTTGGTGGTGATTTCGCTGTTTAAAATGACCCCCAAGCGTAGCGGTGAAGTGTTGCCTAGTGCTCCTAAGcgcaagaaggctgtgatgtgccttatggagaaaatacgtGTGTTAGACAAACTTCGTTCAGGCATGAGTTGTAGTGCTGTTGGccgtgagttcaatgttaatgaatcaacaatccGGTAcatcaaaaaaaaggaaaaggaaattcgCCGATCTGTACGTGAGGCTGCTCCGGAAAGTGCTAAAGTAACGTCTATAGTGCGTGAGGAAGCaatggaaaagatggaaaagcgGCTGAATTTATGGATTCATGAGATGACCACCGATAAAAAAGGTGTGGTGGACAGCATTGTCGTGAGGCTGAAAGCCAAAGAAATTTATGGTCATGTTACCCAGGGCCAGAAATATGTTAAACCTTTCTCCGCTAGCGCTGGCTGGCTTGCACGTTTCAAAAGGCGGTATGGTGTGAACAATGTTAAACTTGCGGGTGAGGCAAATTCTGCAGATCAGGACGCTGcggaaggatttaaaaaatacttgctgaatgtTATACAGGAGAAAGGATATGTGGAAGAGCAGGTTTTCAACGCTGAtgagactggcttattttacaAGGACGTTGGCAAAAGAACCTATATAACGCGAATGGCCTGCAAAGCCCCTGGCTTTAAATCATTCCAAGACTATGCAACCTTGCTATTGTGTACCAATGCCAAGGGCGACTTCAAGTGCAAACCCCTAATGGTATACAGAGCCCAGAATCCACCAGCACTTACAGGGAAAAGCGTGAACCATATGCCGGTCCATTGGAGGTGGAACAAAAAAGCGTGGATGACATCCGATTGGTTCCACAACTGCTTCATACCGGAAGTCGAGTGCTACCTCCAGGGCAGAAACCTTGCCTTCaaggttttattaattttggataATGCCCCAGTCCATTGCTGTGAAGAACTCAAAAATGGCCACCCCAACGTAGAAGTTCTTTTCATGCCCCCAAACACTACGTCTCTCATCCAGCCCCTGGATCAGGGTATAATAAAAGCTTTCAAGGCACACTACACCAGGGAGCTTTATAGCAAGGCCTTTGAGGCTCTCAAGTCCAACACGGAGACTACCATGTTGGACTATTGGAAGTCAGTCACTCTACGCAACGTTATTGATTATGTTGGGACAGCCTGGGACAGCATCAAACAAGCTACTATCAATAGCTGTTGGAAAAATGTTTGGCCAGACTGTGTGCAAGATTTCGAAGGCTTTGAAGATGTTACAGAAACTATAAAGGACAGTGTCAAAAACATAATGCATATTGCACATCAAATAACTGGAGAAGGATTTGATGACATGAAGGAGGAAGACGTGGAGGAAATTCTGACAGAGAAGGCAGTAGAACCCACCAACGAAGACCTGGATGAGATGGCAAAACAAGGCACTGGAGTCGGCAATGACGAGGACGGTGATGAAAGCCAGCCTAAGACTTCAAGAATTGACCCTCTTACAGTGACTAAAATATCAGAATGGAATTCTGCCTTGGAAAGAATTTTCAGTGACATGGAAGAGTGTGACCCTATGCTTGATCGCAGCCTCAAATTTAAGCGCCTCACCTCCACGGCATTTGCTCCTTATGCCAAGATGCTTAAAAATTTGAGGCAAAAAGCCAAGCAGACAAGGCTGACCCAACTTTTTGAGCCAATTTGGGAGGGAGAGTTGCCGACTCCGTCAACAAGTCATGAGAGGCAAACTCCTGAGGTTGAACTGCCAAATGTGGACATGctgccctcttcctcttctgcaaaataa
- the TMEM170A gene encoding transmembrane protein 170A isoform X4: protein MLYRLSQSEMWYGVFLWALVSSLFFHVPAGLLALFTLRHHKYGRFMSVSILLMGIVGPITAGILTSAAIAGVYRAAGKEMIPFEALTLGTGQTFCVVVVSFLRILATL from the exons atgctctaccgactgagccaatcAG AGATGTGGTATGGTGTGTTCCTGTGGGCACTGgtgtcctctctcttcttccacgTCCCTGCTGGATTACTGGCCCTCTTCACCCTCAGACATCACAAATATGGTAGGTTCATGTCTGTAAGCATCCTGTTGATGGGCATCGTGGGACCAATTACTGCTGGAATCTTGACAA gtGCTGCAATTGCTGGAGTATACCGAGCGGCAGGAAAGGAAATGATACCATTTGAAGCCCTGACCTTGGGCACCGGACAGACATTTTGTGTAGTGGTGGTCTCCTTTTTACGGATTTTAGCTACCCTATAG